Genomic segment of Synergistaceae bacterium:
CAGTCCAAGACTCTAACGCTAATTCTTGATCGCGTCCCTGCGGCAGATTCATAACGTGAACGGGTTTAATCAAGCTCATTAGCTCATACATTTTCTTTTTGCCGTCGCAGGTAGTCTCGGCCAATATCCCGTCAGAAAAATAGAAAAACGGGCATTGATCGCTTATAGCCATTCCGTAACTAGCTTTGATTAACGGGCATAAAGTTTTTGGGAGTCTCGTCTCAGCTTCTGGGATTCCCTGCTCGCTTTTACCGCATAGACCTACAGAGATAGCTCCGGCAGCATTGATAATTTCTAAAGGAGTGTACGAACAGAAGCAGCCGATAACTTTTTTCCCGCTCTGTTTGGCCTCATAAAGACTCATAAAAGATTTTTTGCGGGCATCGTTGAAAGTCTCGAAATTTTTCGGTAGTGAAAGCATAAAATTTTTTCCCCCTCGTTAAAGATTATTGCTTAAATCGTAAATGGGAATCACAAAACTTGCAATAATGAATAAAATAATAATATTTCTTACTCAATGCCCCAGCTTGACCACCGTTTTAGCTCGTATTGCTTGAGATCTCCTGACTCTATTTCGCTAATGGCCGAGTCTATGCGATTTAATAATTTTTCGCGGTGTAATGGGATTCTGCCCTTGATGGGAAATAAATTAGTCTTGTGAGTCGCGTCCCAGATCGTTGAAATATTTAATTGCGATAAAATTTCCCGGCCTTCTTTGAGAGCTTCAAAAGGGGGCATTCTGTGAAATTCGTGATTCCTGACTTTTTCTACCAACCGCGCGCCCTTAAATAATACGAGCGTTACAACTGTTAATTGAAAGGGGTTAGCTTGATTCAATAAATTTATAGTTCCGCTAATATGACTCTCTGACATGTCAAGCCCGCCAAGACCCAGCATTATATAACACGAATATTTTATATTTGCATCGTCAAGCATTTTCATGGCCTGTAGATTTTGTGCGCTGGTTACGCCCTTATTGTGAAAATTTAATACTTCGTCGGAACCTGACTCAATGCCTATACATAATCTATCAAAGCCGGAGTCATGCAAAATTTTTAGCTCGTCTTGAGTCTTGCCTGTTATGTCGTCTGAACGCGCGAAACTTGAAATATATTCTACTTCCGGAAAATTTGATTTGATCATAGTTGCAATTTGCAGCAATTTATCAGGCTTCAACACAAAAGGATTGCCCCCAGCTAATAAAAATCTCTTGGCCGAGTCAATTTTTTCATCATGGATAACGCGCAATTTTTTGATATTTGACTCGATCTCATCAAGTGAAAGCTCCCGAAATTTTTTGTGCTGATTCAGGTCGCAATACAAACATTTATTGTAACTGCAGCTTATTGTAACGGGAATCTGTATAGTATAAGCCTCCGCCATAGGGACATAATAATAAAATCCGTATTCGCCGTAAATTTCGCGTTTGAGTGCGTTAATTTGCTGTATTCGATTTTGAGTCATGATAAAAATTTTTTGTACTCGCCGACGTTCATTAAATTATCAAGTTCTGAAATATCATCGGGTTTAATTTCTATCAGCCAGCCATCGCCGAACGGGTCAATATTGACAATTGCGGGAGATTCTTTAATTGCGTCATTAACTTTCACGACAACGCCCGACACAGGAGAAATTATTTCACTCACTGATTTAGTAGCTTCGATTGAGCCAAACGAGTCCCCAGCTTTTAAACGCGTGTTGACCGGACAAATTTCAACGTAAACAATGTCGCCTAAAGATTTTTGCGAGTAGTCATCAATTCCGACTCGGACAATATCATTTATTTTTTCTGTCCATTCGTTATTTTTCGTGTATAACAAATTATTCTTGAATTCTATCATGATTATATTCTCCTTTTATATAATTTTATCAACATTACGGCGCACAAGTTAAATTTTATTATTCCAGTCAGGATTTAAATATTTATCGAGCATTAATTTTTTCACTGGACTATAATTAATCTCAGGGAGTCCGCACGGGAAATTTATATTTTCGCGCAAAAGTGTCATAAATTCCTGAATATTTATATCGCGGGTCAAAAAATTTTTCAGATTCGCAACTTTCCCCGAACGCCTTAAAACTTTTTGTATAATGCTCAAGTCCGAGTCAAATAATAATGTCCCGTGATGAAGTAAAATATTATTCCTGCGATATTGTGCCATTCCCGAAAATTTATAATCATTCACGAGTAAATCATTATGATTAAATGTCAGCACGCCATTAACGCCGATTTTAGAAAGCGCATTTATTATCACGCCAGCAAAGAACTTGAGAGAATAATTTTTCTTGTCATGCAGGATAAAGCTGTAATTTATATTTCCTAAATCGTGATAGACTGCGCCTCCGCCGGAATTTCGCCGAACGATTTTAATATTATTCTCGCGCACAAAATTTATATTTACCTCGTCAATATTAGTGAATCTGCCGAGAATTACTGCGGGTTCATTCTGCCACAGAAAAAAGCACTCACGGCCAAGAGTGAATAAATATTCTTCATAAGCTAAATTAAACGCCGGATTATTCTTCATGTCAGCTGCTCTATTATGCCTACAAGTTTTATAATGAAGTCCCTGCACTCTTCAACATCTTTTATGCTTATATTGTCATAGGCCATTATTGCGGGATTCCAGTCTGACTCGTGAGATATTTTATTGCGCCTTCTCACGTAAAGAGCGAGCATATTTTTCAAGTCTTCAGATTTTATATTTATGATCGGTGATGCTTTGCTCCAGAAATTTTTTATTGCAAACTGATTCATGACAAAATCTATGGTACTAGGCGCTTGAAATGAGTATTTTTCCAGACGTTTTCTCACGTGAGCGCGTAAAATTTCCTGTCTCGAATTTATATCAGGCTCGTTTAATATTTTCTTGACATCAGATAAATTTACGTCAAAATCGTTCGTCAAATCCGGTGAAATATCAAAAGTGTTAGAAATTATATTATCCTCTAGTATTCCATGAAGATATGTATCAAACGCGCTAAGAATCATCGAGAACAACGACCGCAGCAACACGCCGGCATCTAAATTTTTTGCGTTGTCTTCAATGTATGAGCATATTAATAGACCGTCATTAATCATGTTTATATTACGCTCGAAAATTTTTTTGCGGATCATATTCATTTTATTGCGTTAATTCAATTATTCTATCAGCTAGTGAATTATAAAGCAGCTTGAACCAATTTAATGTCCTTCGCTGGCCTTCAGTTGCGGAGTTAAGAGTAATATCAAAAACTGGTATTCCCTGCTCGTTGGATATTGCAATTAACTTGTTAAAATTTGAAATTTGAGCGAGGCAATATTCATTACTATAATTTACGTTGTCATTCTTGAATTTTGCGCGCATATTCTCGTAAGCTGTAGAATATTTTTCCCGTGATAATAACATATTTGCTTGCGATAATGCAGGAATGAGCGATTTATTTATTTCGTCAGCGATTCTGTCAATAAATGCCTGAAACGATTTTTGCGGATTTCCGCGCGTTAAATTAAAATCGTTGACAGTATAGCCCAAAAATTTAGGAGTAACGGATGATAATTTATATTCTGCGTTGTTAAAAATTGTTCTAGCTTCCACTGCCCAGCGTTCCCACGACGGCAAAACACGAGATAAAGATCTTATTGCCATAATCGAGAAATAATCAGGTGAAGTAGGCACGATAAAATAATCCGATGTCAACAAAACGTCTTTATTAATCGCGCTTAAACTGGGATTCATGTCAAATAAAACGTAATCGATATTGTATTTATTGCAGGTCTGCTCGACTAAGTAATTTAATGCTCCGGGCAAATTCTGCATTGAAGTTAATGCGCTGCTTGATAACTGCATTGCTATTCCAAGCTGGACTTCATTTTCTGTAAAATCTAAATTACCGGGCAGCAAATAAAGATTTTTCCCGGCTTGATAACAATCTGCGGCTTCTATTAAACGAGGCTGGGACTTATAAGCAGGTAAGAGACAGTCATAGATATTATTTCTATTTTCTTCCTCGCAAAATTTTTCGTAATTGTCATATCCCATAGCATATAATGTCAAATTGCACTGTGCGTCGGTATCTACGAGAAGGACAATTTTATTTTTCTTTGCCAGTGCTGAGCCTAAATTAAATGTCGTTGTAGTCTTGGAGACTCCGCCCTTGTGATTAAATATAGCTATTCTCTTCATAAAATTTTATTCTCCCTCTGATATAAAGTTTTCTGAATTATTCTCCGTCGGGTGCATCGGGGCGCATGATTCTTACTGTCTCCTCCTGAAACCAGTCATAAATTGTGCGTTTTTGTGCGTGCTGATTCTTGAGTCTCTCAATGCTCGAACCTAGAATAAATAACGGATTCACGGGATTAATTAATTCATGGCCGAACTTGCGCAGAGTCAGAGTCAAATTTTCAAGCTCATTTTCTGTGTCAGTGATAAATGCTAATAGATTCCAGTCTTCGTTCTCGTCGTGGTCGATGTCAAACCAGCCGGGGAGAAAAATTCTGCGCTGTTCCGTCATGAAAATATGCAGCTTGCCTATAAATATTAGCAGACTCTCATAATCGCCCGAAAATTTTTGCACAAACAATCTATCAGCGTCAAGAAATTTATATTTATCAGATTCTAATTGCGGGTAATTCTTGTAGTGATTGAAATCTGCCCTGGCACGCAAAACAAAATCAACGCATAAATTTCCGTAGCACAAATTATTAGCTTTTGCCCATTCATCAAGACTCGTTTGTCCGGGAGCTTGAAATTTTCTCGCGCTGACTCCTGAATTAGGGAAATCTGCAAGAAATTTTTTTATCTCGTTTGACTCCGGCCAGATAGCTTTTACTTGTTCACCGTCGAACTTAAAATATTTATCATCAGCAAGACACGGCATAATCGGAAAATTTTCGCGCGTCGTAATTTCTTTAATGCCCCAGTCCGTGAGAAATGCGCGATCCATTAATTGAGCCATGAGATTCAAATTTAACATTTCGCGAGCTTTTGACTCACTCGTTATTATTTCTCCTGAAGGCGTGAGAGGCAAATATAAATCTTTTGCGGCCTGTTCGCGTGTATTAATGCCCTTTTCCGTAAGCACGTAAATATTATTAATTCGCGCTAAATCGCCTGATTCACATAAAATTTTCAACGAGTCCGGATTCTCTCCTGCAAGTGTTACAGTCTCCTCGTCCCAGCACGGCAAATCGCGAGTGAACAACAATAATAAATTTTCCATAATCATAATAAAAACGGGGAAATCATGAACGACTCCCCCGCAAAAATTTTACGCTAAAACCTTTTCTATATCGTCAGCTGATTTAATTTCGCATACATCAGAGACGACACCGCTTTTAAGCACTGCAAACGCCGGCAATTTTCCGGAAAGCCCTAATTTTTCAGTCATGCGCGCATTTCTGTAGCCGTCAATAACAGGAATCTTAACGCCCTTTGCCTTTGCTGACTGTTCGACAACGTTAGACAATTTCACCTGTGATTCGTCAATGCTCGAATAGAAAAATGCTTTGACCTCTTCAGGCTCTAACAACGTAGCTTTTAAGTGCAACTGCTCATTAATATATGAAGATGCCGCCATAGCTGCGACTGCTCCGTCTGCTGCTGCTGTAATGACTTGACGTAAATATTTGCTTCTGACATCACCGGCCGCAAAGATTCCTTCAACTGATGTTTCCATATGATCG
This window contains:
- a CDS encoding radical SAM protein is translated as MTQNRIQQINALKREIYGEYGFYYYVPMAEAYTIQIPVTISCSYNKCLYCDLNQHKKFRELSLDEIESNIKKLRVIHDEKIDSAKRFLLAGGNPFVLKPDKLLQIATMIKSNFPEVEYISSFARSDDITGKTQDELKILHDSGFDRLCIGIESGSDEVLNFHNKGVTSAQNLQAMKMLDDANIKYSCYIMLGLGGLDMSESHISGTINLLNQANPFQLTVVTLVLFKGARLVEKVRNHEFHRMPPFEALKEGREILSQLNISTIWDATHKTNLFPIKGRIPLHREKLLNRIDSAISEIESGDLKQYELKRWSSWGIE
- the gcvH gene encoding glycine cleavage system protein GcvH; the encoded protein is MIEFKNNLLYTKNNEWTEKINDIVRVGIDDYSQKSLGDIVYVEICPVNTRLKAGDSFGSIEATKSVSEIISPVSGVVVKVNDAIKESPAIVNIDPFGDGWLIEIKPDDISELDNLMNVGEYKKFLS
- a CDS encoding lipoate--protein ligase family protein, which translates into the protein MKNNPAFNLAYEEYLFTLGRECFFLWQNEPAVILGRFTNIDEVNINFVRENNIKIVRRNSGGGAVYHDLGNINYSFILHDKKNYSLKFFAGVIINALSKIGVNGVLTFNHNDLLVNDYKFSGMAQYRRNNILLHHGTLLFDSDLSIIQKVLRRSGKVANLKNFLTRDINIQEFMTLLRENINFPCGLPEINYSPVKKLMLDKYLNPDWNNKI
- a CDS encoding AAA family ATPase; translated protein: MKRIAIFNHKGGVSKTTTTFNLGSALAKKNKIVLLVDTDAQCNLTLYAMGYDNYEKFCEEENRNNIYDCLLPAYKSQPRLIEAADCYQAGKNLYLLPGNLDFTENEVQLGIAMQLSSSALTSMQNLPGALNYLVEQTCNKYNIDYVLFDMNPSLSAINKDVLLTSDYFIVPTSPDYFSIMAIRSLSRVLPSWERWAVEARTIFNNAEYKLSSVTPKFLGYTVNDFNLTRGNPQKSFQAFIDRIADEINKSLIPALSQANMLLSREKYSTAYENMRAKFKNDNVNYSNEYCLAQISNFNKLIAISNEQGIPVFDITLNSATEGQRRTLNWFKLLYNSLADRIIELTQ